In one Lolium rigidum isolate FL_2022 chromosome 3, APGP_CSIRO_Lrig_0.1, whole genome shotgun sequence genomic region, the following are encoded:
- the LOC124700789 gene encoding B3 domain-containing protein Os12g0592300-like translates to MVGDEKGRCVKCREWQEHYFWEHMDLSNIRFFKLMTGDFQHRVSIPEKVANNFTRLMAKEGFTLKSPSGETWCVAAEKIADELFFVSGWEEFVKDHELQENDLLLFECSGIGCFDVRIFDSSGSEKASCFFTDKKGTNMHRHFDNIMGQQAEGHCLLSDSNNAIVPLSQPVGSPHKASTSKKPIKEAESPNNSNYQDKCVVDDEEEESDNEHTYSNYSYSRLASHLTADEREQIFGLASIQPRNPVFVVVLQKSHVRGAKNILIIPSKFAAEHLEGKSHEVLLLRPNSKEQWHVKYYHASLTRGFNGGRWVKFVRDNSLCEGYVCIFELMRGARKVTMTVHVVRKVDDQFVLLG, encoded by the exons ATGGTGGGTGATGAGAAGGGAAGGTGCGTGAAGTGCAGGGAGTGGCAGGAGCACTACTtctgggagcacatggatttgagCAACATCAGGTTCTTCAAGCTCATGACTGGTGATTTTCAGCATCGCGTT AGCATTCCAGAGAAGGTTGCCAACAATTTCACCAGGCTTATGGCCAAGGAAGGATTCACCCTCAAATCACCTAGCGGCGAGACATGGTGCGTCGCCGCCGAAAAGATTGCCGATGAGCTGTTCTTTGTGTCAGGATGGGAAGAATTTGTCAAGGATCATGAACTGCAGGAGAATGACCTCCTGCTCTTCGAATGCAGTGGCATTGGCTGCTTTGATGTACGCATCTTTGACTCGAGCGGCTCTGAGAAAGCGTCCTGTTTCTTCACCGATAAAAAGGGCACCAACATGCACAGACACTTTGACAACATTATGGGTCAGCAAGCTGAAGGACACTGTCTTTTGAGTGATTCCAACAATGCCATTGTGCCGCTGTCGCAGCCGGTTGGGTCTCCTCACAAGGCCTCTACATCAAAGAAACCGA TAAAAGAAGCTGAATCTCCAAACAACAGCAACTATCAAGATAAGTGTGTGGTggacgatgaagaagaggaaagtGACAATGAACACACTTACTCCAACTACTCCTACTCAAGGCTTGCAAGTCACCTAACTGCGGACGAACGAGAGCAAATATTTGGGTTGGCATCAATTCAACCACGCAATCCTGTTTTTGTGGTGGTCCTGCAGAAGTCCCATGTTCGTGGGGCGAAAAACATCCTG ATTATCCCCAGCAAGTTTGCAGCTGAACATCTTGAGGGAAAATCACACGAGGTGCTGCTTTTGAGGCCAAACAGCAAAGAGCAGTGGCATGTCAAGTACTACCACGCAAGCCTCACCCGAGGCTTCAACGGCGGACGCTGGGTCAAGTTTGTCCGCGACAACAGTCTGTGCGAGGGCTATGTCTGCATCTTCGAGCTGATGAGAGGCGCCAGGAAGGTGACGATGACAGTTCATGTCGTTCGGAAGGTCGATGACCAGTTTGTTCTGCTGGGTTAG